Proteins encoded in a region of the Bradyrhizobium sp. CB3481 genome:
- a CDS encoding protein-L-isoaspartate(D-aspartate) O-methyltransferase, producing the protein MFQLTLRRRGISDQAVLRTMEEVPREAFVASGDRDHAYRDSALGIACGQTISQPFVVAYMTEQLQLQKDHKVLEIGTGSGYQAAVLSRLCAHVLTVERYRTLADAARAKLESLGYYNIEVLLGDGFDIPPGAGDFDRIIVTAAMEQIPEKLLQRLQPGGILIAPVGPHHGTQTLVRVTRTESGFERKELVDVRFVPALPGIAREL; encoded by the coding sequence ATGTTTCAGCTCACGCTGCGGCGGCGGGGGATCAGCGACCAGGCGGTGCTGCGGACCATGGAGGAGGTGCCGCGCGAGGCGTTCGTGGCATCAGGCGATCGCGACCATGCCTACCGCGACAGCGCGCTCGGCATCGCCTGCGGTCAGACCATCAGCCAGCCTTTCGTGGTCGCCTACATGACCGAGCAGCTGCAGCTTCAGAAGGACCACAAGGTGCTCGAGATCGGGACCGGCTCCGGCTATCAGGCCGCGGTGCTGTCGCGGTTATGCGCCCATGTGCTGACTGTCGAGCGCTACCGGACGCTCGCCGATGCCGCTCGCGCCAAGCTTGAAAGCCTCGGCTACTACAACATCGAGGTGCTGCTGGGCGACGGCTTCGACATCCCGCCCGGGGCCGGCGATTTCGACCGCATCATCGTCACCGCGGCGATGGAGCAAATTCCGGAAAAACTGCTGCAGCGGCTGCAGCCCGGCGGCATCCTGATCGCGCCGGTCGGCCCGCATCACGGCACCCAGACTCTGGTCCGTGTTACCAGGACCGAGAGCGGTTTCGAGCGCAAGGAGCTGGTCGACGTCCGCTTCGTCCCGGCGCTGCCGGGAATCGCGCGCGAGCTGTAA